A segment of the Flavobacteriales bacterium genome:
TAGGTTCGTCTAATATCAAAAGATTAGCGCCTTTTAACATCATCCTAGAAGTCATACATCTTACTTTTTCACCTCCAGATAGTACATTACTCTGTTTCAATGTTTCTTCACCTGAGAACAACATTTTACCTAAGAATCCTCTAATATATACTTCGTCTTTTTCTTCAGAGAATTGTCTTAACCAATCGACTAAAGAATAATCGTTTTGGAAGTATTTTTCGTTTTCGTTTGGTAAATATGCCGTTGTAATCGTTTGCCCAAAGTGGAAATCACCACTATCAGGTTCTTGCTCTCCCATCAAAATTTCGAATAGCGCGGTAGTGGCCATGCCGTTATCACTAATTACAGCAATTTTATCACCTTTAGCTACATTGATTTCAAAATCTTTAAATAAGTATTCCCCCTCTAATTTTTTACTTAGGTTGTTCGCGTGTAAGATTTGATCTCCTGCTTCTCTTTCTTGATTAAAAATAATAGCTGGATATTTACGTGATGAAGCTTGAATTTCATCAACATTGATTTTCTCCAATAATTTTTTACGGCTACTTGCTTGCTTAGATTTAGAAGCATTGGCGCTAAAACGAGCAATAAAGTCTTGTAATTCTTTCTTTTTATCTTCAGCTTTTTTATTGGCCATTTGCCTTTGTTTTAAGGCTAGCTGACTACTCTGGTACCAAAAGGTATAGTTTCCAGTGTAAATTTTAATTTTTCCAAAATCAATATCAGCAATGTTGGTACAAACAGTATCTAAAAAGTGACGGTCGTGAGATACAACGATTACCGTATTTTTAAAGTCTAATAAGAAATCCTCTAACCAAGAAATGGTATTCATATCCAAATCATTGGTTGGCTCATCTAGGATCAATAAATCAGGATTACCAAACAGAGCTTGTGCTAATAAAACACGTACTTTTTCATTTCCGTTCAGTTCTTTCAATAGTTTATCGTGATTTTCTTCTTTAATTCCTAAACCACTTAGTAAGTTAGCAGCATCAGATTCAGCGTTCCAACCGTCCATCTCCGCAAATTCCGCTTCTAATTCAGAAGCTTTAATCCCGTCTTCTTCAGAGAAATCTTCTTTCATATAGATAGCATCTTTCTCTTTCATAATAGTCCATAACTCTTTATAGCCCATTAGTACAGTGTTCAATACCGTTTCTTCGTCAAACTCAAAGTGATTCTGACGCAATACAGCCATTCTTTTACCATCTTCTAGTTTTACCTTTCCAGAATTAGGGTCTATATCGCCAGCTAAAATCTTTAAAAAGGTAGATTTTCCAGCACCATTTGCTCCAATTACTCCATAGCAATTACCCTCTGTAAATTTAATATTTACTTCATCAAAAAGAACGCGTTTACCGTATTGTAACGATACATTGTTAACAGATATCATATTCGTGTTTAAATTTAAGGTCGCAAAGGTATTAAAATCCTTTGGGATGCTCAAAATAAATGAAGTGAGAATTAAATAAGAATTAAGAATAATGAGAGGAATTTCTACTCTTCAAAACCATATACAAAATTCCGAATACCAAAAGAGGTAGATTCATATAAAAGAAAAGATCTAAATGTTGAGCGTATTCGAAGTGGAGAAAGTCAAAGTTTCTGCCCCAGTAATGGTTGCTAAGGTAAATTTCTTTAACAAAACTTAGAGTGGAAAGACTAACAACAGTTCCATATAAAAAGTACTGTTTGGGCTTTGTTTGATTTTTAATCCAATCGATAAAATAAATAAGCGGAAAGAATAAAAGCAGATGAATGGTAAAGATATGTCGTGTTAAAGTCGTTACATGAAATGCAGCAATTAAAATGGCTATGACAATCATACTGATGAATAATAATGCTTCTTGTTTACGTTTTTTATAGAAAGGAATAAATCCCAGAAATGATAAAATAAATATTGGGTTAGCAATTAATATGCCTGGAGTACCATTGTTTACACCTTTTGACCAATCGAAATAAGCAGGTAAATTGTTAAAACTTGTAAGTAAGTTGTCTAATCCCTCAAAAAAGTTTCCCGATAATGCTGTAAGAAATGTTTTTTCCTCTTCAAAATAAGGGTTGTACTTATTACTTTTAAAGAAAAATTCGCCAAAAGTGATGTAATTGTATGTTAAGAGTAAACCTAAGAAAGTCATCAAAATTAACGCTGTTCGAATGGTATGTTTGTTAAAATAAGTCGTAAATTTTATTAGGGATTGATTGTTGACTAGCATCAAGTAGAAGAACAGGGGAATGATAAACAGAATGTTTTGCAATTCAACTAGCGTAAATCCACCAATAATAAATGCCGTTAGGTATAAGTTCCAATGCCAGTTCATTGTATTTTTCCCTTTTAAAGTAACAATGGTAGCTAGTGTAACGCCTACTAAAGAGATGATGTGTGAATAAATATGGGTGCTTTCTAAATGATATAATGTGGCTAATCCACAGATGATTGTCATCGTTAAGGACAAGCGATAATCAAATGAAAAAAGATGGTAACACAATATGAATAAAAGGAATAGCCCTATTACCCCAGCAAGGTTTGGGAGAATTGAAGCAGCAATAAAATAATAATCAGGTTTACTTTTAGTATGCTCAGGTAAAGCGCCTTGAATCAAATCAGCATAGGCTAGATAAGGAATGATAAATGCAGCAGTGCCAGGCAGACGATCCGAATACATTATACCATCTTTCATCGCATAATCGGGAGGGGTAACATATTTCCATTCGTATTTTTTGATGCTCAACTGATGCTCAAAGTAAATGCTACTGGCTAATGCCATGTGTCCTCCATCATTAGAACCATTCCTTCCAGATGAACTAATAAAAAAGAAAACATAAAAAAAGAATAAGACCAAAAAGAGAAGTCGACGTTGTAAAGTTGTTAGTTTGAGTTTATCAATGTTTAACCTATTTTTTAGCAACAACTTATACCTACTTTTTTCCATCACGATTATTAACCAACTATAACCACTGTAAATATATACACTTTAAATGAACTAAAAGATAAAATTGTGACTTCTCTTTCTGATCTCTATTGCTTAATCAAAGTTGATGTAGCTTCTTCTGTATTAGCAAACCTAGCTTTGGGATGAATTTCATCATCATAATAGAGGTTAAATTCCATTCTGTTAAGGTATATTCCAGCTTTAGATAATAACTCAACGTCACAAATCAAGTTGGTGTTTTTATCTTCCATATCAATTAATAATGAGGGAGTTTTAGCAGAAAAATAGAGTATAACATCCGCGCTAAATTCATCATCTATTGCAGATTTTCCTCGTGTAGAAAACGTTTGGTCGTTTAAATTGGTAATACAATTTCCTGTTTTTTTGAAAAACTTATCGTTATTAAAAGCTTTCGTAAATTCGTTTTTTCCGCAAGCATTAAAAATGGTGATTGAAGTGAAATCTTCTAACTGATAATTATAGATCATGGATAACTGACCTTCTTCGGTAGATACAAATGCAATATCTCGGATGCTATCCAGTGCTTGTATCTTTACATTTTTTTCGGAGTATTTGTTGATGACATATTGAATATTCCTAGCTTTAAAAAAACAAAAATCAAAAAGATTTTCGCTTTTTTGAGCTAAGTTGATATTCAATGTACTCAAAAACAAAAACAAAAGGGGTAGTCTTGTTTTCATGTTTGCTTTGTTTTAATGTTAATATAAATGTAGAAAATAATTCGACGAATTCATGGTTTTTAACATTGTTTTGTTTAAATGGGTAGGATTAATGGATAGAAATAGAAAAAGTCTATTTGAATAGATTAAATCGTTATTCTTTTAAATCTTTCAAAGCCCAATCAATATCTTTAAAAATAAATTGATAGCCGTTATCTACTAATACTTCTGGATAGACCCAACGGCTTTTTAATACGAGTTCGGGTTCCGTTCTTATTAGAAATGCGCCTATTTTTAATAACCATTTAGGTTGGGGTAAAACGCACCAATGTCCCAAAGAATTTCTTAAAGAATGCATAAATTCGCTGTTGTCTATACTAGAGGGAGCAGTGGTATTAATGCTACCTGTGAGTTGTTTATTTTTAATCACAAAATCAATAATATTGATAAAATCTTGAATGTGTAACCAGGCAAACTTTTGCTTTCCATCTCCTTGTTTACCGCCCAAACCAAATTTTACTAACCTCGATAAAACAGGGTAAACACCTCCATTATTTCCCAAAACTAAAGATGTCCGTAAGGCAACTTTTCGTGTCTGAGGCGTCTGATGGCTATAAAATTCTTTTTCCCAATTTTTAGCGACATTCATCGAGAAGTCATTACCAATTTCACCATTTTCTTCAGTCATCATCTTATCTTCAGCATGGCGATAGATGGTTGCTGTACTGGCATTAATCCATAATTTAGGAGGCGTTGGACTTGCTGAAATAAGTTGACCTAACAAACGAGTTGCATCAATTCTTGAATTCATAATTAATGCTTGATTCTGCTTTGTATATCGACAATCAACCGATTTGCCAGCAAGGTTAATAACAATAGCTGCTTTATGAATCCATTTGGACCAATTCCCAACTGTTTTTCCATCCCATTGTTCGTATATTATTCCATTTCCCTCTCGTTTTTCTCCTCTACTAAGCACGATAACTTGATACCCTATTGATTTAAAATGTAGCGCCAGGTTTTTACCTAAGAAACCTGTTCCACCTGTTATTACTATTGTTTTCATAATCTCATATTTTAATTTTATTGGCGTGTTCTACACTAATTTCTGATCCTTCTGCTAGAATGATAGCATTAGGTTTTTGTTGACTCAAAAAATCATATTCTTGACCATAAGTAGCACCAAAATCTACATTTATATTAGCTGAATGAATAGGGTAGATTTCCCATTTAGGATGTTTTACTTCATAAGCAAAAGTTGTATCTTTTTTTTGATTGTAGCCCCAATAGTGTTCTGTAATAAACGCTTCTAACGAATTTTTAGGACACTGTTTTAGCGTATTTTGAGCAACAACACCAAATGATTGAATTTTATCGTTACTTTTCCATTGATAACCTATTTCTATATTCTTAGTATCCTCACTTAACGCATGTTGCATTGATGTTGACTCATAGTTTTCGTTATAAATTGCATTTGCAATAAATTTGATGAGTGGTTTTGGAACAATTTCCTTGACAAAAACAACACCTCTTTTAATTTCATTTTGAACCTTATGTTTTACGTAAAATCGTAGATTGACCTCTTCAAAGTTGATATGGAAAGGGACTTTGATTCCTTTTACTTTTGTTTCCTTAAAAAGAAAGCCTACTAATGAAAGATAACACTTCCCATTCCATAAATCAATTTCGGTATGTTTTGGAACTAATGGTTGAAGTAGGAGAGGTGAAACTTCATAGTTCACTAAAATTAATTTTCTCCATTCTGCTTTTAAAAATGACATAATAATTAGGATTAGATGATTATATTTTCCTCATTGAAATTAGCTCTAAAGTTAGGCGTGTTTGCTGTGCTGTTCTTTTTAGCAGCTTTCTTACCTCTAAAGAATAAATAGAGATTAAAAAATAACATCGCACCTAAGTAAATTGAGAAGCCTCCAATTTTTTGACTCAAGACTTCTATAACTTCTTGGTAGGTGACTACTCCGTAGAAATTGACTTCTAAAATACTTAATGCAAAGCCGATATTAAACAGGTAAAAGCCAACTTCAAATAGACGATTAGTAGCTAGGGCAATATCTTCTCTTCCATGAAAGATATCAAGCATATAAACTTTCCCATTCTTGAATAAGATATGTGCTACATATAATGTTAGTGTTATTGAAACGGTTAGGTAAACGAGGTAAGTGGTAATGATGTGATAATTTTCCATGATCTTTATTTTTTTATGGTTAATGATTTTTTTGTTTTGCTATATATATTTAATCCTATAACATTGATATAATGCATGATGGCCAGAAGTAATAAAAGGTTCCCTAATTTTTGACCAGTTATTCTAAATACATCTGGTAGAGTGTAAATAACTTCCCAATTGGTGATTTCTAATGCTGCTTTTCCTAGGTTTACTAGATAGTAACCAATCAATAATAATTTATTGATTGAATGAACATAAGCTGTCTGATGTTGAAAAATTTCGAGTAAATAAACTTCTCCATTTTTGTACAGTACCCAACCAATTTTGATGGTTATAAAAAAGCTACTGGATAGAAATATGATATAACTGATTAGTTGGTAATTCATAATCTGCTTGTAATTTGTAGAGTTGTGATAATAATACCGTTAATGATGAATAGAGCTATGCCAATAAATATTGAACAAATACAACCAATTAAAACGACCATAAACCAGCTGTAGAATCCATCCAAGTACCAAATTAGTATTGAAATGGCTAGCATACCACAAACAAA
Coding sequences within it:
- a CDS encoding ATP-binding cassette domain-containing protein, encoding MISVNNVSLQYGKRVLFDEVNIKFTEGNCYGVIGANGAGKSTFLKILAGDIDPNSGKVKLEDGKRMAVLRQNHFEFDEETVLNTVLMGYKELWTIMKEKDAIYMKEDFSEEDGIKASELEAEFAEMDGWNAESDAANLLSGLGIKEENHDKLLKELNGNEKVRVLLAQALFGNPDLLILDEPTNDLDMNTISWLEDFLLDFKNTVIVVSHDRHFLDTVCTNIADIDFGKIKIYTGNYTFWYQSSQLALKQRQMANKKAEDKKKELQDFIARFSANASKSKQASSRKKLLEKINVDEIQASSRKYPAIIFNQEREAGDQILHANNLSKKLEGEYLFKDFEINVAKGDKIAVISDNGMATTALFEILMGEQEPDSGDFHFGQTITTAYLPNENEKYFQNDYSLVDWLRQFSEEKDEVYIRGFLGKMLFSGEETLKQSNVLSGGEKVRCMTSRMMLKGANLLILDEPTNHLDLESITAFNNALINFPGTVIFTSHDHEFTQTVANRIVELTPNGCIDKVTTFDEFLVDPKVKAQKEALV
- a CDS encoding TIGR01777 family oxidoreductase; this translates as MKTIVITGGTGFLGKNLALHFKSIGYQVIVLSRGEKREGNGIIYEQWDGKTVGNWSKWIHKAAIVINLAGKSVDCRYTKQNQALIMNSRIDATRLLGQLISASPTPPKLWINASTATIYRHAEDKMMTEENGEIGNDFSMNVAKNWEKEFYSHQTPQTRKVALRTSLVLGNNGGVYPVLSRLVKFGLGGKQGDGKQKFAWLHIQDFINIIDFVIKNKQLTGSINTTAPSSIDNSEFMHSLRNSLGHWCVLPQPKWLLKIGAFLIRTEPELVLKSRWVYPEVLVDNGYQFIFKDIDWALKDLKE
- a CDS encoding DUF2071 domain-containing protein yields the protein MSFLKAEWRKLILVNYEVSPLLLQPLVPKHTEIDLWNGKCYLSLVGFLFKETKVKGIKVPFHINFEEVNLRFYVKHKVQNEIKRGVVFVKEIVPKPLIKFIANAIYNENYESTSMQHALSEDTKNIEIGYQWKSNDKIQSFGVVAQNTLKQCPKNSLEAFITEHYWGYNQKKDTTFAYEVKHPKWEIYPIHSANINVDFGATYGQEYDFLSQQKPNAIILAEGSEISVEHANKIKI